The following are from one region of the Terriglobales bacterium genome:
- the ruvB gene encoding Holliday junction branch migration DNA helicase RuvB, giving the protein MATPKNSPDDVRERLVSAQVVEDDASFELKLRPKRLNEFIGQGKVKENLAVAIEAAKSRGEALDHVLLYGPPGLGKTTLATIIANELGAAFQQTSGPTLQIKGDLTAILTNVRDKQVLFFDEVHRLQPALEELLYSALEDYKLDIIIGQGPAARTHTIDVKPFTFIGATTRAGLLTAPLRSRFGIMLRLEFYTPEDLKVIVRRSAEILGTQVDEAGASEIASRSRGTPRIANRLLRRVRDYAQVRAAGRIDAATAKAALEMLEVDKYGFDETDRRLLLAIIEKYQGGPVGVNTLAAALAEEPEAIEEIYEPFLIQIGFLNRTPRGRVATKLAYEHFGIPLSRKQSALF; this is encoded by the coding sequence GTGGCGACCCCGAAGAACTCACCCGACGACGTGCGCGAGCGGCTGGTCTCGGCCCAGGTGGTCGAGGACGATGCCTCGTTCGAGCTGAAGCTGCGGCCCAAGCGGCTGAACGAGTTCATCGGACAGGGAAAGGTGAAGGAGAACCTGGCGGTCGCGATCGAGGCGGCGAAGTCGCGCGGCGAGGCGCTCGACCACGTGCTGTTGTATGGCCCGCCCGGGCTGGGCAAGACGACGCTGGCGACCATCATCGCGAACGAGCTGGGCGCGGCGTTCCAGCAGACCTCGGGGCCGACGCTGCAGATCAAGGGCGACCTGACGGCGATCCTGACCAACGTCCGGGACAAGCAGGTGCTGTTCTTCGACGAGGTGCACCGGCTGCAGCCGGCGCTGGAGGAGTTGCTCTACTCGGCGCTCGAGGATTACAAGCTGGACATCATCATCGGGCAGGGCCCGGCGGCGCGCACGCACACCATCGACGTGAAGCCGTTCACGTTCATCGGGGCGACGACGCGCGCGGGGTTGCTGACGGCGCCGCTGCGCTCGCGCTTCGGCATCATGCTGCGGCTGGAGTTCTACACGCCGGAGGACCTGAAGGTCATCGTGCGGCGCTCGGCGGAGATCCTGGGAACGCAGGTGGACGAGGCGGGCGCGAGCGAGATCGCATCACGGTCGCGCGGGACGCCGCGCATCGCCAACCGGCTGCTGCGGCGCGTGCGGGACTACGCGCAGGTGCGCGCCGCGGGAAGGATCGACGCGGCCACGGCCAAGGCCGCGCTCGAGATGCTCGAGGTGGACAAGTACGGCTTCGATGAGACCGACCGGCGGCTGCTGTTGGCCATCATCGAGAAGTACCAGGGCGGTCCGGTGGGCGTGAACACGCTGGCCGCCGCGCTGGCGGAGGAACCGGAGGCGATCGAGGAGATCTACGAGCCGTTCCTCATCCAGATCGGGTTCCTGAACCGCACGCCGCGCGGGCGCGTGGCCACCAAGCTGGCGTACGAGCACTTCGGGATCCCGCTCAGCCGGAAGCAGAGCGCGCTGTTCTAG
- a CDS encoding PRC-barrel domain-containing protein, producing the protein MAHLGMLRDYEFGENVDDIRGAELVGPNNERLGEIDDVIFDHATGDIRYLVVDTGGWLSSNKFIVPANRVQPYHQGEKEDLYTDLTKERIEQFPAYDEKLLDKRDAWADYEHRYESAWTDSPVMHQEGSPNIITPPASEIPVDPGAKPVVRETRDLTPERVGDKFSMPRAAQTSRLTSFQENIRTARNSWAEECEECKKAA; encoded by the coding sequence ATGGCACATCTGGGAATGCTGCGCGACTACGAATTCGGCGAGAACGTAGACGATATCCGCGGCGCCGAGCTCGTCGGCCCCAACAACGAACGCCTGGGCGAGATCGACGACGTCATCTTCGATCACGCCACCGGCGACATCCGCTACCTGGTCGTCGACACCGGCGGCTGGCTCTCCAGCAACAAGTTCATCGTCCCGGCCAACCGCGTCCAGCCTTACCACCAGGGCGAGAAAGAAGACCTCTACACCGACCTCACCAAGGAACGCATCGAGCAGTTCCCCGCCTACGACGAGAAGCTGCTCGACAAACGCGACGCCTGGGCGGACTACGAGCACAGGTACGAGAGCGCCTGGACCGACAGCCCCGTCATGCACCAGGAGGGCTCGCCCAACATCATCACCCCGCCCGCCAGCGAGATCCCCGTGGACCCCGGCGCCAAGCCGGTCGTGCGCGAGACGCGCGACCTCACCCCCGAGCGCGTGGGCGACAAGTTTTCCATGCCCCGCGCCGCGCAGACCTCCCGCCTCACCAGCTTCCAGGAGAATATCCGCACCGCCCGCAACTCCTGGGCCGAGGAGTGCGAGGAGTGCAAGAAAGCCGCGTAG
- the ligA gene encoding NAD-dependent DNA ligase LigA, producing MATASAKDARARIEKLREQIRRHEHLYYVLDQPEISDAEFDRQMQELKRLEAENPALVTPDSPSQRVGGKPREGFVKVEHSRPMLSLDNAYNEEELRAWERRVHELSGRKDVEYVCELKLDGMSLALTYKGGALDRGVTRGDGYVGEDVTTNVRTIRSVPLSVAKDALKKAGVPGDFEVRGEVVMPLKAFERMNEERERQQQAKFANPRNAAAGTIRVLEPNIVAQRRLDFYAYFLLRDGRAVFDKHSEALAALTAAGFKVNPNWAKVADIEGVLGFLRKWEAQREKLGYEIDGVVIKVDRVGLQEELGYTGKAPRWAIAYKYAARAGVTQIEDVLVQVGRTGKLTPVAALKPVPIGGTTVSRATLHNMDEIERLGVKIGDWVTVERGGDVIPKVVGVLDDKAHPRGAKKFKMPERCPVCGGHVVRVEGEADHRCVNANCPAKLRETLLHWASRGVMNIEGMGDSLVNQLADKGLVKNVADIYGLTKEKLLALERVGEKSAENLLSEIEASKKLPLERVIYGLGIRFVGERTAELLAEHFGSLDALMEAKPEELEEVPEVGERVSQAIAEFFSEKKNQELVERLRKAGLTFKGVKKQRGTKLAGKTFVITGTLSQPRDHFKQMIEDAGGKVAGSVSKKTDYVLAGEEAGSKLDKAKELGVAVIGEKELAGLLR from the coding sequence ATGGCCACCGCCTCCGCCAAAGACGCGCGCGCGCGCATCGAGAAGCTGCGCGAGCAGATCCGCCGGCACGAGCACCTCTATTACGTGCTCGACCAGCCGGAGATCAGCGACGCCGAGTTCGACCGGCAGATGCAGGAGCTGAAGCGGCTGGAGGCGGAGAACCCGGCGCTCGTCACGCCGGATTCGCCGTCGCAGCGCGTGGGCGGGAAGCCGCGCGAGGGGTTCGTGAAGGTGGAGCACTCGCGTCCGATGCTCTCGCTCGACAACGCCTACAACGAGGAAGAGCTGCGCGCCTGGGAGCGGCGCGTGCACGAGCTGAGCGGCCGCAAGGACGTGGAGTACGTCTGCGAACTGAAGCTCGACGGGATGTCGCTGGCGTTGACGTACAAGGGCGGCGCGCTCGATCGCGGCGTGACGCGCGGCGACGGCTACGTGGGGGAAGACGTCACGACGAACGTGCGGACGATCCGCTCGGTGCCGCTATCGGTCGCGAAAGATGCGCTGAAGAAGGCGGGCGTGCCGGGGGATTTCGAGGTGCGTGGCGAAGTGGTGATGCCGCTGAAGGCGTTCGAGCGGATGAACGAAGAGCGCGAGCGGCAGCAGCAGGCGAAGTTCGCCAACCCGCGCAACGCGGCGGCGGGGACGATCCGGGTGCTGGAGCCGAACATCGTGGCGCAGCGGCGGTTGGACTTCTACGCCTACTTCCTGCTGCGCGACGGGCGCGCGGTGTTCGACAAGCACTCCGAGGCGCTCGCGGCGCTGACCGCCGCAGGGTTCAAGGTGAATCCCAACTGGGCGAAGGTCGCGGACATCGAGGGCGTGCTCGGCTTCCTGCGGAAGTGGGAGGCGCAGCGCGAGAAGTTGGGTTACGAGATCGACGGCGTGGTCATCAAGGTGGACCGCGTGGGGTTGCAGGAGGAACTGGGCTACACCGGGAAGGCGCCGCGCTGGGCGATCGCGTACAAATACGCGGCGCGCGCGGGCGTGACGCAGATCGAGGACGTGCTGGTGCAGGTGGGCCGGACGGGCAAGCTGACGCCGGTGGCGGCGCTGAAGCCGGTGCCGATCGGCGGGACGACGGTGTCGCGCGCGACGCTGCACAACATGGACGAGATCGAGCGGCTGGGCGTGAAGATCGGCGACTGGGTGACGGTGGAGCGCGGCGGCGACGTGATCCCGAAAGTGGTGGGAGTGCTCGACGACAAGGCGCATCCACGCGGGGCGAAGAAGTTCAAGATGCCGGAGCGCTGCCCGGTGTGCGGCGGGCACGTGGTGCGCGTGGAAGGCGAGGCCGACCATCGCTGCGTGAACGCGAATTGCCCGGCGAAGCTGCGCGAGACGCTGCTGCACTGGGCCTCGCGCGGGGTGATGAACATCGAGGGCATGGGCGATTCGCTCGTCAACCAGCTCGCCGACAAGGGTCTGGTGAAGAACGTCGCCGACATCTACGGGCTGACGAAGGAGAAGCTGCTGGCGCTCGAGCGCGTGGGGGAGAAGTCGGCGGAGAACCTGCTGAGCGAGATCGAGGCCTCGAAGAAGCTGCCGCTGGAGCGCGTGATCTACGGGCTGGGGATACGGTTCGTCGGGGAGCGCACCGCCGAGCTGCTGGCCGAGCACTTCGGCTCGCTCGACGCGCTGATGGAGGCGAAACCGGAAGAGCTGGAAGAGGTGCCGGAGGTCGGCGAGCGCGTGTCGCAGGCCATCGCGGAGTTCTTCTCCGAGAAGAAGAACCAGGAGCTGGTCGAGCGGCTGCGCAAGGCGGGGCTGACGTTCAAGGGCGTGAAGAAGCAGCGCGGGACGAAGTTGGCGGGCAAGACGTTCGTGATCACTGGCACGCTCTCGCAGCCGCGCGACCACTTCAAGCAGATGATCGAGGACGCGGGCGGGAAAGTCGCAGGGTCGGTGTCGAAGAAGACAGATTACGTGCTGGCGGGAGAAGAGGCGGGGTCGAAGCTGGACAAGGCGAAAGAGCTGGGAGTCGCTGTGATCGGGGAGAAGGAACTGGCGGGGCTGCTGAGGTAA